A portion of the Scleropages formosus chromosome 13, fSclFor1.1, whole genome shotgun sequence genome contains these proteins:
- the LOC108922892 gene encoding zinc finger protein 16-like, with protein sequence MLMDSSRIKRGGEFGASTMLLRYRPQGQQQATGGASKSSRAPPSSSDASLSFEDELAAAIHGAFEVAVEIAVLEVSKLVGQALGDVRVQMHETLRENRSLKERLLVAERELDALRGPSADGSAPHEKVARRPESPPPGAVRAGVSAEMAAADVDVNADGTEGSFREIREDGQVRSQRWTHGPPQSADLPDRSAVEGNCVNVCGKNHPAGIKFDQERARAAAEDGSTSPGSDIKRVRVKEEEKEVAGRSDPSSGANEVTGDEFEADCLFRAQSKLLEDWRPEPLEDSDTDSFAPCTSHTLPDPSVFNSVATHSNGLIPAAGGFPLFAVPIPNPFRSGDAELVSTSEQPYSLHTGSSSSISSGAPRMHICSDCGMAFQQLAELRRHSQQHCSAPPRSTKRPALPPGCSPYHCSHCGRDFNRLENLKTHLRIHTGERPYSCSVCGVRFRHSGALTRHFRIHTGEKPYICSQCGKTFRNCGGLRFHQRSHVREGQRAVD encoded by the exons ATGTTAATGGACTCCAGCAGAATCAAACGAGGAGGAGAGTTTGGGGCCTCGACCATGTTGCTCCGCTATCGTCCCCAGGGCCAGCAGCAGGCCACCGGAGGAGCCTCGAAGAGCTCCCGCGCCCCGCCCTCCAGCAGCGACGCGTCCCTGTCCTTCGAGGACGAGCTGGCCGCCGCCATCCACGGCGCTTTCGAGGTGGCCGTGGAGATCGCTGTGCTTGAGGTCTCTAAACTGGTGGGCCAGGCCTTGGGAGATGTTCGTGTCCAGATGCATGAAACGCTGCGGGAGAACAGGTCCCTGAAAGAGCGCCTGCTGGTGGCTGAACGGGAGCTGGATGCCCTGCGGGGCCCTTCGGCCGATGGGAGCGCGCCGCACGAAAAGGTCGCGCGGCGGCCGGAAAGCCCCCCGCCGGGGGCCGTCCGAGCGGGAGTCTCCGCGGAGATGGCGGCCGCGGACGTAGACGTGAACGCGGACGGCACCGAAGGCTCCTTCAGAGAAATCCGTGAGGATGGCCAAGTCCGCTCCCAGCGCTGGACCCACGGCCCGCCTCAAAGTGCAGATCTGCCGGATCGGTCAG CTGTCGAGGGgaattgtgtaaatgtgtgtggaaAGAACCACCCGGCGGGGATCAAGTTTGACCAGGAGCGCGCGAGAGCTGCGGCCGAAGACGGTTCCACGTCTCCGGGGTCCGATATCAAACGGGTCCGTgtgaaggaagaggagaaagaagTGGCCGGCAGATCGGATCCTAGTTCCGGTGCTAACGAAGTCACGGGGGACGAATTTGAGGCCGACTGCCTGTTTCGCGCTCAGTCCAAACTGCTGGAAGACTGGAGACCTGAACCGCTGGAGGACAGCGACACAGACTCTTTTGCCCCATGCACCAGCCACACGCTGC CTGACCCTTCTGTTTTCAACTCGGTGGCTACACACTCGAATGGACTCATACCAGCTGCCGGTGGCTTTCCCCTTTTTGCGGTGCCCATTCCGAACCCCTTTCGTTCTGGAGACGCTGAGTTGGTGTCCACCTCAGAGCAGCCTTACAGCCTGCACACAGGCAGCTCCAGTTCTATCAGCTCCGGCGCTCCCAGAATGCACATCTGCAGCGACTGTGGTATGGCATTCCAGCAGCTGGCAGAACTGCGCAGACACagccagcagcactgcagcgCCCCACCCAGGAGCACCAAGCGGCCGGCCCTCCCGCCGGGCTGCAGCCCCTATCACTGCTCACACTGTGGTCGTGACTTCAACCGCCTGGAGAACTTGAAGACTCACCTTCGCATCCACACAGGCGAGCGGCCCTACAGTTGCTCTGTGTGCGGCGTACGCTTCCGGCATTCGGGGGCGCTGACGAGGCACTTCCGCATCCACACCGGAGAAAAGCCCTACATCTGCAGCCAGTGTGGAAAGACGTTTCGCAACTGTGGGGGGCTTCGCTTCCACCAGCGGTCTCACGTGCGGGAGGGCCAGAGGGCGGTGGATTGA
- the LOC108922832 gene encoding bolA-like protein 2, which produces MAATADQIRDKLVAEIGAVHVEVEDTSSNRCAASFKVLVVSPQFEGKPLLQRHRMVNNCLAAELKDIHAFEQKTLTPEQWEKHKAQ; this is translated from the exons ATGGCAGCGACAGCAGATCAGATTCGGGACAAACTGGTGGCGGAGATCGGAGCGGTGCACGTG GAGGTAGAGGACACGTCGTCTAACCGATGTGCCGCCAGCTTCAAGGTTCTCGTGGTGTCGCCGCAGTTCGAGGGTAAACCGTTGCTGCAGAGGCACAG gatGGTGAACAACTGCCTGGCCGCTGAACTGAAGGACATACACGCCTTTGAGCAGAAGACTCTTACGCCAGAGCAGTGGGAGAAACACAAAGCCCaatga
- the slx1b gene encoding structure-specific endonuclease subunit SLX1 isoform X1 — MGPILSVRLTLMPERKKNRSIAQLMVFFEVAMVVEVENFFGVYMLYCTNPKFKGRIYIGFTVNPERRVGQHNAGRRHGGAKRTSGRGPWEMIFIVHGFPSDIAALRFEWAWQHPHSSRRLSHVARRTRRESSLQFHWRVVSHMLQVAPWNRMPLTTRWLRQEYRLDFAPGLQPPLHIPVTFGSVRARKQQDPRGQGEGEERPLERCLLCEGVVQAAHRLSCFHPSCTMVAHLTCLAKHFLKLEAAQLLPVEGECPGCHSSVLWGNLIRHKKGCYGDLEEIASTSPQTHWTDELQV; from the exons ATGGGTCCGATTCTCTCGGTCCGTCTTACTTTAATGcctgaaaggaagaaaaatcgTTCAATAGCACAGTTAATGGTATTTTTTGAAGTTG CCATGGTGGTGGAAGTGGAGAACTTCTTTGGCGTCTACATGCTGTACTGCACCAACCCCAAGTTCAAGGGCCGCATTTACATCGGCTTCACGGTGAATCCAGAGCGGCGCGTCGGGCAGCACAACGCGGGCCGCCGCCACGGAGGAGCCAAGAGGACGAGCGGCCGTGGGCCGTG GGAAATGATTTTCATCGTCCATGGTTTCCCGTCCGACATTGCAGCCTTGAGG TTTGAGTGGGCGTGGCAACACCCTCACTCCTCTCGCCGTCTCTCCCATGTGGCTCGGCGGACGCGGCGCGAGTCCAGCCTGCAGTTCCATTGGCGCGTGGTGTCCCACATGCTCCAGGTGGCGCCGTGGAACCGCATGCCCCTCACAACGCGTTGGCTGCGTCAAGAGTACCGCCTTGACTTTGCGCCTGGCCTTCAGCCCCCCCTGCATATCCCAGTGACCTTCGGGAGCGTGCGTGCCAGGAAGCAGCAGGACCCGAGGGGGCAGGGGGAAGGGGAGGAGCGGCCACTCGAGAGGTGCCTCCTCTGTGAGGGGGTGGTCCAG GCCGCGCACAGGCTCTCCTGTTTCCATCCCTCTTGTACAATGGTTGCTCATCTCACCTGCTTGGCGAAGCACTTCCTGAAGTTGGAAGCGGCTCAGCTTCTTCCTGTGGAGGGAGAATGCCCCGGGTGCCACAGCTCTGTGCTCTGGGGTAACCTCATTCGACACAAGAAAGGCTGCTATGGTGACTTGGAGGAAATTGCATCCACATCacctcag acccactggacagatGAGCTACAGGTGTAA
- the slx1b gene encoding structure-specific endonuclease subunit SLX1 isoform X4: protein MGPILSVRLTLMPERKKNRSIAQLMVFFEVAMVVEVENFFGVYMLYCTNPKFKGRIYIGFTVNPERRVGQHNAGRRHGGAKRTSGRGPWEMIFIVHGFPSDIAALRVAPWNRMPLTTRWLRQEYRLDFAPGLQPPLHIPVTFGSVRARKQQDPRGQGEGEERPLERCLLCEGVVQAAHRLSCFHPSCTMVAHLTCLAKHFLKLEAAQLLPVEGECPGCHSSVLWGNLIRHKKGCYGDLEEIASTSPQTHWTDELQV, encoded by the exons ATGGGTCCGATTCTCTCGGTCCGTCTTACTTTAATGcctgaaaggaagaaaaatcgTTCAATAGCACAGTTAATGGTATTTTTTGAAGTTG CCATGGTGGTGGAAGTGGAGAACTTCTTTGGCGTCTACATGCTGTACTGCACCAACCCCAAGTTCAAGGGCCGCATTTACATCGGCTTCACGGTGAATCCAGAGCGGCGCGTCGGGCAGCACAACGCGGGCCGCCGCCACGGAGGAGCCAAGAGGACGAGCGGCCGTGGGCCGTG GGAAATGATTTTCATCGTCCATGGTTTCCCGTCCGACATTGCAGCCTTGAGG GTGGCGCCGTGGAACCGCATGCCCCTCACAACGCGTTGGCTGCGTCAAGAGTACCGCCTTGACTTTGCGCCTGGCCTTCAGCCCCCCCTGCATATCCCAGTGACCTTCGGGAGCGTGCGTGCCAGGAAGCAGCAGGACCCGAGGGGGCAGGGGGAAGGGGAGGAGCGGCCACTCGAGAGGTGCCTCCTCTGTGAGGGGGTGGTCCAG GCCGCGCACAGGCTCTCCTGTTTCCATCCCTCTTGTACAATGGTTGCTCATCTCACCTGCTTGGCGAAGCACTTCCTGAAGTTGGAAGCGGCTCAGCTTCTTCCTGTGGAGGGAGAATGCCCCGGGTGCCACAGCTCTGTGCTCTGGGGTAACCTCATTCGACACAAGAAAGGCTGCTATGGTGACTTGGAGGAAATTGCATCCACATCacctcag acccactggacagatGAGCTACAGGTGTAA
- the slx1b gene encoding structure-specific endonuclease subunit SLX1 isoform X2, with protein sequence MINSCSMVVEVENFFGVYMLYCTNPKFKGRIYIGFTVNPERRVGQHNAGRRHGGAKRTSGRGPWEMIFIVHGFPSDIAALRFEWAWQHPHSSRRLSHVARRTRRESSLQFHWRVVSHMLQVAPWNRMPLTTRWLRQEYRLDFAPGLQPPLHIPVTFGSVRARKQQDPRGQGEGEERPLERCLLCEGVVQAAHRLSCFHPSCTMVAHLTCLAKHFLKLEAAQLLPVEGECPGCHSSVLWGNLIRHKKGCYGDLEEIASTSPQTHWTDELQV encoded by the exons ATGATAAATAGTTGTT CCATGGTGGTGGAAGTGGAGAACTTCTTTGGCGTCTACATGCTGTACTGCACCAACCCCAAGTTCAAGGGCCGCATTTACATCGGCTTCACGGTGAATCCAGAGCGGCGCGTCGGGCAGCACAACGCGGGCCGCCGCCACGGAGGAGCCAAGAGGACGAGCGGCCGTGGGCCGTG GGAAATGATTTTCATCGTCCATGGTTTCCCGTCCGACATTGCAGCCTTGAGG TTTGAGTGGGCGTGGCAACACCCTCACTCCTCTCGCCGTCTCTCCCATGTGGCTCGGCGGACGCGGCGCGAGTCCAGCCTGCAGTTCCATTGGCGCGTGGTGTCCCACATGCTCCAGGTGGCGCCGTGGAACCGCATGCCCCTCACAACGCGTTGGCTGCGTCAAGAGTACCGCCTTGACTTTGCGCCTGGCCTTCAGCCCCCCCTGCATATCCCAGTGACCTTCGGGAGCGTGCGTGCCAGGAAGCAGCAGGACCCGAGGGGGCAGGGGGAAGGGGAGGAGCGGCCACTCGAGAGGTGCCTCCTCTGTGAGGGGGTGGTCCAG GCCGCGCACAGGCTCTCCTGTTTCCATCCCTCTTGTACAATGGTTGCTCATCTCACCTGCTTGGCGAAGCACTTCCTGAAGTTGGAAGCGGCTCAGCTTCTTCCTGTGGAGGGAGAATGCCCCGGGTGCCACAGCTCTGTGCTCTGGGGTAACCTCATTCGACACAAGAAAGGCTGCTATGGTGACTTGGAGGAAATTGCATCCACATCacctcag acccactggacagatGAGCTACAGGTGTAA
- the slx1b gene encoding structure-specific endonuclease subunit SLX1 isoform X3 codes for MVVEVENFFGVYMLYCTNPKFKGRIYIGFTVNPERRVGQHNAGRRHGGAKRTSGRGPWEMIFIVHGFPSDIAALRFEWAWQHPHSSRRLSHVARRTRRESSLQFHWRVVSHMLQVAPWNRMPLTTRWLRQEYRLDFAPGLQPPLHIPVTFGSVRARKQQDPRGQGEGEERPLERCLLCEGVVQAAHRLSCFHPSCTMVAHLTCLAKHFLKLEAAQLLPVEGECPGCHSSVLWGNLIRHKKGCYGDLEEIASTSPQTHWTDELQV; via the exons ATGGTGGTGGAAGTGGAGAACTTCTTTGGCGTCTACATGCTGTACTGCACCAACCCCAAGTTCAAGGGCCGCATTTACATCGGCTTCACGGTGAATCCAGAGCGGCGCGTCGGGCAGCACAACGCGGGCCGCCGCCACGGAGGAGCCAAGAGGACGAGCGGCCGTGGGCCGTG GGAAATGATTTTCATCGTCCATGGTTTCCCGTCCGACATTGCAGCCTTGAGG TTTGAGTGGGCGTGGCAACACCCTCACTCCTCTCGCCGTCTCTCCCATGTGGCTCGGCGGACGCGGCGCGAGTCCAGCCTGCAGTTCCATTGGCGCGTGGTGTCCCACATGCTCCAGGTGGCGCCGTGGAACCGCATGCCCCTCACAACGCGTTGGCTGCGTCAAGAGTACCGCCTTGACTTTGCGCCTGGCCTTCAGCCCCCCCTGCATATCCCAGTGACCTTCGGGAGCGTGCGTGCCAGGAAGCAGCAGGACCCGAGGGGGCAGGGGGAAGGGGAGGAGCGGCCACTCGAGAGGTGCCTCCTCTGTGAGGGGGTGGTCCAG GCCGCGCACAGGCTCTCCTGTTTCCATCCCTCTTGTACAATGGTTGCTCATCTCACCTGCTTGGCGAAGCACTTCCTGAAGTTGGAAGCGGCTCAGCTTCTTCCTGTGGAGGGAGAATGCCCCGGGTGCCACAGCTCTGTGCTCTGGGGTAACCTCATTCGACACAAGAAAGGCTGCTATGGTGACTTGGAGGAAATTGCATCCACATCacctcag acccactggacagatGAGCTACAGGTGTAA
- the LOC108922831 gene encoding uncharacterized protein LOC108922831: MEAVSDQPPSSGPEEGPLVAVSFQKNREQVRKYLEAEPKALGISEILLSMFIVNTSIITLTSNVNQHNMDIVQIISSLFLIVAGAVAIAAKNLHLPTVKACLGLQVLACMACVVNFIVSCAKFSDPPISYFCWIARYSGNTNQNAFCTMLISTFEHYNAVAFVVHMALMAISATLAAYCCKVIDCCCPKSKMPVITVNVPPAEE, translated from the exons ATGGAAGCTGTGTCTGATCAGCCACCCTCCTCTGGCCCAGAAGAGGGGCCCCTGGTCGCCGTGAGTTTCCAGAAGAATCGGGAGCAGGTTCGGAAGTACCTGGAGGCCGAACCCAAAGCCTTAGGG ATCAGCGAGATCTTACTCAGCATGTTCATAGtcaacaccagcatcatcaccCTCACCAGCAATGTTAACCAGCATAACATGGACATCGTACAGATCATCTCATCTCTCTTT CTCATAGTTGCAGGAGCAGTGGCCATAGCTGCCAAGAACCTTCATCTGCCCACA GTGAAGGCCTGCTTGGGCCTTCAGGTGCTCGCCTGCATGGCATGCGTGGTCAACTTCATCGTCAGCTGTGCCAAGTTTTCAGACCCCCCCATCAGCTACTTTTGCTGGATAGCCAGATATTCAGGGAACACAAACCAGAATGCATTCTGCACCATGCTCATC AGCACCTTCGAGCATTACAATGCAGTTGCGTTCGTGGTCCACATGGCTCTCATGGCCATCAGTGCCACCCTGGCTGCGTACTGCTGCAAGGTCATCGACTGCTGCTGCCCCAAGTCCAAGATG CCGGTGATCACCGTTAATGTCCCCCCAGCTGAGGAGTGA
- the LOC108922874 gene encoding macrosialin-like: MNTALLLLLLPCALALAQDGRRHHKPSASLSPPGEFNSSTQSTTVTNPTSKQHSTSPIKPTTPKTTKSPTHSPTPAKTTKSPTHSPTPAKTTKSPTHSPTPAKTTHHTTAHPTMQPKTTSPPPKPTPSTTLEVGNYNVKNASGVLCVLSQMAVQIRQSGSSPNETGTFIIQPNKTETKGSCDDSKANFTLVFLEGSLTFLFQKNATANSVYVNFVSFDVNYPIIASGPTQHSAVNNSLNLFGVAVGRSYSCTNVSVYMGQGFHLDVTHVRMQAFNFTNGKFGEVLTCPLDQTNYNVAIAVGIVLLVLIIIVVLAYFIGKRKKMDGYQSL; encoded by the exons ATGAACACGgcactcctgctcctgctcctgccctGCGCACTGG CTCTGGCCCAGGATGGCAGGAGGCACCACAAGCCATCTGCTAGTCTTTCTCCACCCGGGGAATTCAACTCCAGCACACAGAGTACGACAGTAACAAATCCAACGAGCAAGCAGCACTCGACGTCTCCAATCAAACCAACAACTCCCAAGACCACCAAGAGTCCCACACACTCGCCAACCCCTGCCAAGACCACCAAGAGTCCCACACACTCGCCAACCCCTGCCAAGACCACCAAGAGTCCCACACACTCGCCAACCCCTGCCAAGACCACCCACCACACGACAGCACATCCCACCATGCAGCCCAAAACTACCTCACCTCCCCCAAAGCCCACCCCCAGTACCACCCTGGAAGTCGGCAACTACAATGTTAAAAACGCCTCCGGTGTCTTGTGTGTGCTCTCCCAGATGGCCGTACAGATTCGGCAGTCCGGCTCCAGCCCCAATGAAACG GGCACCTTCATCATTCAGCCCAACAAGACGGAAACTAAAGGGAGCTGTGACGATTCCAAAGCAAATTTCACACTGGTCTTCCTTGAGGGGAGCCTCACCTTCCTCTTCCAGAAG AACGCCACGGCGAACAGCGTCTACGTGAACTTCGTCTCGTTCGACGTCAACTACCCCATCATCGCCTCAG GTCCCACCCAACACTCGGCCGTGAACAACTCGCTGAACCTGTTCGGCGTCGCCGTGGGCCGCAGCTACTCCTGCACGAATGTCTCTGTGTACATGGGACAGGGCTTTCACCTGGACGTCACCCATGTTCGCATGCAGGCCTTCAACTTCACCAATGGCAAATTTGGCGAAG TTCTCACGTGCCCTCTCGACCAGACCAACTACAACGTGGCCATAGCGGTGGGCATCGTCCTGCTCGtcctcatcatcatcgtcgtacTGGCCTACTTCATCggaaagaggaagaagatggACGGCTACCAGTCTCTGTAA